The DNA window GTGGCCATCCTGCCCCGCTGGCTGAAGGTGAAGGACGCGATCGATTTCGTGGCCGGCATCCACCCGCGCTTCGATCGCGCGAAGGCCGAACGCTATATCGCCGGCACGAAGCTGACACCGGGCATGCGCGTGAATGCCATGTCGAAGGGCATGATCGTGCAACTCCACCTGGCGCTCGTGATGGCGATCGACGCACGGCTTCTCGTGCTGGACGAACCGACGCTGGGGCTGGACATCCTGTACCGCAAGGGCTTCTACCAGAACCTGCTGGAAGACTACTTCGACGAGCACAAGACGATCGTCATTACCACCCACCAGATCGAAGAAGTGGAACACATCCTCACGGACGTGCTGTTCATCCGCGAAGGCCGCATCGCACTGGCCGCCTCGATGGAAGAGATCGGCGAGCGCTATACCGAAGTGATGGTGCACCCGCAGCATGCCGCGGCGGCTGCCGCGCTGCAGCCGCTGACGCAGCGCACCGTGTTCGGCAAGAGCGTGATGCTGTTCGACGGCGTGCCCAGGCAGCAGCTTGAAAACCTTGGCGAAATGCGCACGCCCAGCGTGGCGGACCTGTTCGTCGCCAGCATGAAAGGGAGCTACGAATGAACGCGAAAACGATGCAATGGCTGCTGCGCCGCGAGATGTGGGAGCACAAGGGCATGCTTGCCTGGGTGCCGCTGGCCCTGGCCGCCCTGATGATCGTGATCGTGACGGGGGTGGCCATCACCGGCCACAACGCCACGATCCAGGTCGATGGCGTGACGACGTCCGTCGCGGGAACGACCATCGAGCTGGGCGAACGACAGCAACAGCGCCTTGCCGAGGGCATTGTCGCCGTCTCGCCCGTGGGCGCGGCACCGATCTACCTGGCGCTCGCCTTCATGGTGTTCTTCTACAGCCTCGGCGCCTTGTACGACGAACGGCGCGACCGCAGCATCCTGTTCTGGAAATCGCTGCCGGTATCGGACGCGGCCACCGTGCTGTCGAAGGCGGCGCTGGCGCTGATCGGCATTCCGCTCCTGATGATCGTGGTGGAACTGGCCACGTCGCTGATCCTCGTCGCCATCGGCCTGACCGCCCTCGCCATCAAGGGCGTGAATGTGTTCCCGCAGGTGCTGTCGCACCCGCAATTCTGGCTCGGTCCATTGAAGATGCTGTCGCTGTTGCCCGTGTATGCGCTGTGGGCGCTGCCAACGGTGGGCTGGCTGCTGCTGGTTTCCGCCTGGGCCCGCGCCAAGGTCTTCCTGTGGGCCGTGGGCGTGCCACTGGCAACGATGATCTTTGTCGTGTGGATGCAGAAGGGCCTGCAGGTCGCGGTCAACACGCAGTGGCTGATCGAAAAGCTCATCTCCCGGCTGCTGATCGGCGTGGTACCCGGCACCTGGCTGATGGCCAGCGACGTGGCCCACCGGGCGCGCGACATGGACATCACGGCCAACACGCGGGGCCCGGTGGCGGCGTTCGACATGATCTACCAGTCGTCGTGGGCCGCCGTGGCAACGCCGGAAATGATCGGCGGCGCGCTGGCCGGCGGCGCCATGATCGCGGGCGCGATCTGGCTGCGCCGCCGCCGCGAGGAAGGTTGACCGCCGCGCAGTGGTCGATAGCTCAGCTGTAAGCGTCGTCTTACAGCGCTACCAGAAAGGCACCGATGCCGCCCGGCGGCTTTCGTTGAGATAATGCCAACCATTCCGCCAGCGCCAGACCTCCCGGTCTCGCGTTGGCTGTTGTTTTGAAGGATGGTTACAACATGAACATAATCGACCAGCGTTACCTCGACGGTGCCAACCGTTACTGCACCGAGCCCTGCCTGCTGAGCATTCTCGACCTCGGCCACCCTGCTCCTTATTCCGCCAGCGACATGCAGCGCCTGCGAACGAGCCTGAAGACGGCGCTGCCCGGCCTGCGCCAGGGCCGCAGCCTCATCGGCGTGGTGGGTGACGACGTGGATGCGCCGGGCCGCGGCCTGCAACTGGCGCGCCTGATCCAGAGCGTGGCGATCGAACTGCACCGCCTGACCGGCGACGAAGTGATGATGGGGTTTGTCGGCGGCGTGCCGAAGATGCCGGGCCGCTACCGGCTGATCCTGCCGTTCCGCTGCGGCACCGTGGCCAATGCGGCGCTGAACCTGGCCATCGGCCTTGTCGGCGCTTTGCTGGATGGCAAGGAGATCCCGCTGGCCGCTGGCCTGGCCGAACTGCGCGGCATCGCCGCGGCCGGCATGCCGTCGCAGCAGTCTGTCCTGATTGCTGCCTGAACCGCAGCGTCAGGCAGCCGTACATTCACATTGCCGCCTGCACCCCCGGTGTCAGGCGGCCGTTCACTCATCATGTCGCTTGCACAGCGTCGGCGGCAGCCGCTTACTCGAACTGCCGCTTGAACTGTTCGAACTGCTCCGCCAGCGCCGCATAGTCGGCGCGCAACTGCTGCACTTCCAGCTCCAGCTGCGCCACGCGGTCGCCGCGCGATGCGCCACCGGGCGCCACCGACGCCGTGCCGTATCCGGCCTCTTCCCGCGCCAGCTGGATTTCGCCACCCAGCAACTGGCCATAGCGCGGCTCCTTCGTGCCCGGCGCCAGCGCCAGCTTCGCCACGACCGGCGGGTACTTGTCGATCAAGAATTGCAGCGCCTGCTCGACGTCCGCCACCGATTTGAACTCGTGCAGGCGGCCCGTGCGCGTGCGGATCTCGCCCGCCGTCTGGTGGCCGCGCAGCATCAGGATCGTGAGCACGGCCAGCTTGTCCTGCTCAAGCGACCACTTGATGCGCATGCGATGCTCGTACTTCGTGACGCGGGCGCCGGCCGCCGCCACGGCATTGACGAGGCGGCGCTCGGTCAGCCGGGCCAGCACGTCGGCCACCGTTTCTTCCGAGATCTGCATCACGGGGTCGCGGCTGGACAGCTGGTTGCAGCCATTGGTCAGCGCATTGAGCGACATCGGATAGTTATCGGGCGTCAGCGCTTCCTTTTCGGCCAGCACGGCCAGCACGCGGATCTCGAACGGGTCCAGCGTATCGGACGGCACATCCGCCGGCGCCGCTGTCACGCCACTGTTCACTGCATCGGTCATCGCATCTCCTTGCTCATCATTCTTCAGTCGACCAACTTGTTCAGCTGGGCGGGGTCGGACTTGCCGACGGATTCGATGTCCCCGCATGGCAAGCCGTTTTCCTTCAGCAGCGCGACGATGCGCTCGATCTGCCGCTCCTGCGCCGCCGCATGGTTGATCAGCCCGTGCAGCGCCTTCGACAGGGGATCGTCGCCGTTCGGCGTGACGCCGTAGGCCGCGAACGGGCGCTGCGCGTTGGTGTCATGCTTCTGCACGACATGGGCAGGATTGCCGACGGCCGTAGCGCCGGGCGGCACGGGTTTCAGCAGCACGGCGTTGGAACCCACCTTGGCATATTCGCCCACCGTGAAGCTGCCCAGCACCTGGGCGCCGGCACCGACGATGACGCCGCGCTCCAGCGTGGGATGGCGTTTCTTGCCCGGCGACAGCGACGTGCCGCCCAGCGTGACACCCTGGTAGATCGTGCAGTCGTCGCCGATCTCCGCCGTTTCGCCCACCACGACACCGAAACCGTGATCGATGAACACGCGCCGGCCGATCCTGGCGCCGGGGTGGATCTCGATGCCGGTGACGATGCGCGCGAGCGAGCTGATGAAGCGGCCCGGCCATTTCAGCCCGTGCGTCCAGCACCAGTGCGCCCAGCGGTGCGCGATGATTGCGTGCAGGCCGGGGTAACACGTCAGCACCTCCCAGGCGTTGCGGGCGGCGGGATCGCGTTCGATGATGCTGCGGATGTCTTGGCGCAGGTGGCGGAACATGGGTGGAAACAGTATCGGTCGGATCACGATGGTAGCGCATCGGCAAGCAACTTGCAGGATGCGCCCGCCATGGCGACCGGCACTGCGGCGCGGCCGTTCTCCGCCGGCCAGGCGCTTGTCAGCCCTCTTTTGCGATGCGCTGCCGGCGCGCTTCGTACAGGCACACGCCCGACGCCACCGACACGTTCAGGCTCTCGACGGAACCGAACATGGGAATGCTCACCAGCACGTCGCACGTTTCGCGCGTGAGGCGCCGCATGCCTTCGCCTTCGGAGCCCATCACCAGCGCCGTCGGGCCCGTGAAGTCGGCTTCGTACAGGCCTTTTTCGCCGTCGTCGGACGTGCCGATCAGCCAGATGTCGCGCTCCTTCAGCTCGCGCAGCGTGCGCGCCAGGTTCGTCACCGTGATGTAGGGCACGGTCTCGGCGGCGCCGCTGGCCACCTTGGCGGCCGTGGCGTTCAGGCCGACCGCGCGGTCTTTCGGCACGATCACGGCATGCGCGCCGACACCGTCGGCCACGCGCAGGCAGGCGCCCAGGTTGTGCGGGTCGGTGATGCCGTCCAGTACCAGCAGCAGTGGCGGGCCTTCGATCGCGTCGAGCAGCTCGTCGAGGTTGCGCGCCAGCGCCAGTTGCGATGCGAAGGCGATCACGCCCTGGTGGCGGCGCGTGCCGACGATCTTGTCGAGGCGGGCCGAGTCGACGGGCATCACGCGCACGCCGGCCGACTTGGCGTTGGCGATCAGGTCTTTCATGCGGCGGTCGTCGCGCGCGGCATCGACGAAGATCTCCTCGACCGACGAGGCTTCGTGGCGCAGGCGCGAGGTCACGGCATGGAAGCCGAAAATCATTTTGTTCTTGGACATGGTACGGGGTTCTTATATGGCAAACGGCGTCGCCGGGGTAGTGCTGGGGGAAAAGCGCCGCGGCAGGCGCCGCGGCGTGGGATCATGATTTCTTGCGAGCCTTGCCGCCTGCTTTGGCGGCAGGCTTGGCCGCCGTGCCGGACGCGGCACGGGTCTTGCCGCTCTTGGCGGGTGCGGTGGCCTTGGCCGTCTTGCCGCGGCTCTTCGCATT is part of the Pseudoduganella lutea genome and encodes:
- a CDS encoding ABC transporter ATP-binding protein, whose translation is MSAVITARNLVKRYGKSTALDGLTFDVQPGRIVGLIGPNGSGKTTTLKAALGLCQFDGELSVLGLDPRTQRDELMKDVCFIADVAILPRWLKVKDAIDFVAGIHPRFDRAKAERYIAGTKLTPGMRVNAMSKGMIVQLHLALVMAIDARLLVLDEPTLGLDILYRKGFYQNLLEDYFDEHKTIVITTHQIEEVEHILTDVLFIREGRIALAASMEEIGERYTEVMVHPQHAAAAAALQPLTQRTVFGKSVMLFDGVPRQQLENLGEMRTPSVADLFVASMKGSYE
- a CDS encoding cyanophycin synthetase family protein; amino-acid sequence: MNIIDQRYLDGANRYCTEPCLLSILDLGHPAPYSASDMQRLRTSLKTALPGLRQGRSLIGVVGDDVDAPGRGLQLARLIQSVAIELHRLTGDEVMMGFVGGVPKMPGRYRLILPFRCGTVANAALNLAIGLVGALLDGKEIPLAAGLAELRGIAAAGMPSQQSVLIAA
- a CDS encoding YceH family protein; translation: MTDAVNSGVTAAPADVPSDTLDPFEIRVLAVLAEKEALTPDNYPMSLNALTNGCNQLSSRDPVMQISEETVADVLARLTERRLVNAVAAAGARVTKYEHRMRIKWSLEQDKLAVLTILMLRGHQTAGEIRTRTGRLHEFKSVADVEQALQFLIDKYPPVVAKLALAPGTKEPRYGQLLGGEIQLAREEAGYGTASVAPGGASRGDRVAQLELEVQQLRADYAALAEQFEQFKRQFE
- the cysE gene encoding serine O-acetyltransferase, with translation MFRHLRQDIRSIIERDPAARNAWEVLTCYPGLHAIIAHRWAHWCWTHGLKWPGRFISSLARIVTGIEIHPGARIGRRVFIDHGFGVVVGETAEIGDDCTIYQGVTLGGTSLSPGKKRHPTLERGVIVGAGAQVLGSFTVGEYAKVGSNAVLLKPVPPGATAVGNPAHVVQKHDTNAQRPFAAYGVTPNGDDPLSKALHGLINHAAAQERQIERIVALLKENGLPCGDIESVGKSDPAQLNKLVD
- the rlmB gene encoding 23S rRNA (guanosine(2251)-2'-O)-methyltransferase RlmB, with product MSKNKMIFGFHAVTSRLRHEASSVEEIFVDAARDDRRMKDLIANAKSAGVRVMPVDSARLDKIVGTRRHQGVIAFASQLALARNLDELLDAIEGPPLLLVLDGITDPHNLGACLRVADGVGAHAVIVPKDRAVGLNATAAKVASGAAETVPYITVTNLARTLRELKERDIWLIGTSDDGEKGLYEADFTGPTALVMGSEGEGMRRLTRETCDVLVSIPMFGSVESLNVSVASGVCLYEARRQRIAKEG